From a single Rosa rugosa chromosome 7, drRosRugo1.1, whole genome shotgun sequence genomic region:
- the LOC133721891 gene encoding protein TEEBE-like yields the protein MAPLSFLCFLATIVLCTPYASAAATLHLDGELPNGHFEESPSSSNLKKTVIVGKHSLPKWEIDGLVEYIAGGPQPGGFYFPVARGVHAVRLGNEASISQNVNVNPGSVYSLTFGTTRTCAQDEVLKVSVPGQSAELSIQTLFSSDGGDTYAWAFKATSKVVRVTFHNPGIQEDPACGPLLDAIAIKEIVLPQKYIRGNLVKNGGFENGPHVFKNFSTGVLLPPKLLDQISPLPGWIIESLKPVKYIDRKHFSVPVGFAAIELVAGRESAIAQIIRTIPNKSYNLTFTIGDAKNGCHGSMMVEAFAGKETLKVPYVSQGKGGYRTASFKFQAVSPRTRITFYSAYYHTKLHDFGHMCGPVLDNVIVFPTRY from the exons ATGGCGCCTCTCTCCTTTCTTTGCTTTCTGGCCACTATCGTTCTCTGCACTCCTTATGCTTCTGCAGCTGCTACTCTACACCTTGATG GGGAACTACCAAATGGACACTTCGAAGAATCACCCAGTTCCTCAAACCTAAAGAAAACAGTCATCGTCGGGAAACACTCACTCCCAAAGTGGGAAATCGACGGCCTGGTCGAGTACATCGCAGGTGGGCCTCAGCCAGGTGGCTTCTACTTTCCGGTGGCGCGTGGCGTCCACGCCGTGAGGCTCGGCAACGAGGCCTCCATTTCTCAGAACGTCAATGTCAACCCGGGTTCGGTCTACTCTCTCACTTTTGGCACCACAAGAACTTGTGCTCAAGACGAGGTGCTCAAGGTCTCGGTGCCGGGCCAGTCTGCAGAGCTTTCCATACAGACTCTGTTCAGCAGCGATGGGGGTGACACTTATGCATGGGCCTTTAAGGCAACTTCCAAGGTTGTTAGGGTTACGTTCCACAACCCTGGGATTCAAGAGGACCCCGCTTGCGGTCCTCTCTTGGATGCTATTGCAATCAAGGAGATCGTACTTCCTCAGAAGTATATAAGAG GTAATTTAGTCAAAAATGGTGGCTTTGAAAACGGTCCTCATGTATTCAAGAATTTCTCAACCGGAGTCCTCCTCCCTCCAAAGTTACTGGACCAAATCTCACCGCTGCCTGGATGGATCATCGAATCCCTGAAGCCTGTGAAGTACATTGACAGGAAGCACTTCTCAGTTCCAGTCGGATTCGCAGCAATTGAATTGGTTGCAGGAAGGGAGAGTGCCATTGCTCAAATTATTAGAACAATCCCAAACAAATCCTACAACCTTACCTTCACCATTGGGGATGCAAAGAACGGTTGTCATGGATCAATGATGGTTGAAGCCTTCGCTGGTAAGGAAACCCTAAAAGTTCCTTATGTGTCTCAAGGCAAGGGTGGATATAGAACTGCAAGCTTCAAGTTCCAAGCAGTTTCCCCAAGAACTAGAATAACATTTTACAGTGCATACTATCACACAAAGCTTCATGATTTTGGTCATATGTGTGGCCCTGTCCTAGACAATGTCATTGTCTTTCCAACTAGATACTAA